The Rhinolophus ferrumequinum isolate MPI-CBG mRhiFer1 chromosome 4, mRhiFer1_v1.p, whole genome shotgun sequence genome has a window encoding:
- the MBOAT4 gene encoding ghrelin O-acyltransferase: MGSLALLVFIPALCSVVLIYSLGPREVHRWTFFFQMSWQTLCHLGLHYTEYYLQEPPSMRLCITLSSLMLLTQRVTSLSLDICEGKVEAAPGGIRSRSSLFEHLCKALPYFSYLLFFPALLGGPLCSFQRFQARVQGSSSLCPRHSFCALTWRGLQILGLECLKVVMRGVVSAGAGLADCQQLQCICVMWSTAGLFKLTYYSHWLLDDSLLCAAGFGSEFGQSPGEEGYIHDADIWTLETTHRISLFTRKWNQSTARWLRRLIFQHGRAWPLLQTFAFSAWWHGLHPGQVFGFLCWAVMVEADYLIHTFANLFIRSWPMQLVYRTVTWAHTQLIIAYVMLAVEVRSLSSLWLLCNSYNSVFPMVYCILLFLLAKRKYKFN; this comes from the exons ATGGGTTCCTTGGCTCTGCTTGTCTTCatccctgctctgtgctctgtggTTCTGATCTACTCACTGGGCCCACGGGAAGTGCACAGGTGGACTTTCTTCTTTCAGATGAGCTGGCAGACGCTGTGTCACCTGGGTCTGCACTACACTGAGTATTATCTGCAAGAACCTCCTTCTATGAG GTTGTGCATCACTCTTTCTTCCCTCATGCTCTTGACCCAGAGGGTCACATCCCTCTCACTGGATATTTGTGAGGGAAAAGTGGAGGCAGCACCAGGAGGCATCAGGAGCAGGAGCTCTTTGTTTGAGCATCTGTGTAAGGCACTGCCCTACTTCAGCTACTTGCTCTTTTTCCCTGCTCTCCTAGGAGGCCCTCTGTGTTCTTTCCAGAGATTTCAGGCTCGTGTTCAAGGGTCCAGCTCTTTGTGTCCCAGGCACTCTTTCTGTGCTCTGACCTGGAGGGGTCTGCAGATTCTGGGACTAGAGTGCCTAAAGGTGGTTATGAGGGGGGTGGTGAGTGCAGGCGCGGGACTGGCCGACTGCCAGCAACTCCAGTGCATCTGTGTCATGTGGTCCACAGCTGGGCTCTTCAAACTCACCTACTACTCCCACTGGCTCCTGGATGACTCCCTCCTCTGTGCAGCGGGCTTTGGATCTGAGTTTGGTCAGAGCCCTGGGGAGGAGGGATACATCCATGATGCGGACATTTGGACATTGGAAACAACCCACAGGATATCCCTGTTCACGAGAAAGTGGAACCAAAGCACAGCTCGGTGGCTCAGACGCCTCATTTTCCAGCATGGCAGGGCCTGGCCGTTGTTGCAGACCTTTGCCTTCTCTGCCTGGTGGCATGGACTCCATCCCGGACAGGtgtttggtttcctttgctgggctGTGATGGTGGAAGCTGACTACCTGATTCACACCTTTGCCAATTTGTTTATCAGATCCTGGCCGATGCAGCTGGTCTATAGAACTGTCACTTGGGCCCACACCCAACTCATCATTGCCTACGTAATGCTGGCCGTGGAGGTCAGgagcctctcctctctctggctgctgtgtaaTTCTTACAACAGTGTCTTTCCTATGGTGTactgtattttgctttttctgttaGCAAAGAGAAAGTATAAATTTAACTGA